A genome region from Bemisia tabaci chromosome 3, PGI_BMITA_v3 includes the following:
- the LOC109030644 gene encoding uncharacterized protein produces MNYQIPLVFAIICVQGLLAAPTSNALPEKEKEWLATELKNLREKGEMFKMAMNNYITAKPELGDMIDNLLAKGQKIAADFEEFHGKGANKGLEADAVEAKYREFYDSLKQLESSFLADFKAQVATIPNATALTAAVQKASEEVKTQA; encoded by the exons ATGAACTACCAAATTCCTTTAGTGTTCGCGATCATTTGTGTCCAG GGACTGTTGGCAGCCCCTACCTCAAATGCTCTGCCAGAGAAGGAGAAGGAATGGCTGGCCACCGAGCTCAAGAACTTGAGAGAAAAGGGAGAAATGTTCAAAATGGCAATGAACAACTACATTACTGCCAAACCAG AGCTGGGTGACATGATCGACAATCTCCTCGCGAAAGGTCAAAAGATCGCAGCTGACTTCGAAGAGTTCCACGGGAAAGGCGCCAACAAGGGACTCGAGGCTGATGCAGTGGAGGCTAAATACCGCGAGTTTTACGACTCCCTGAAACAACTCGAGAGCTCCTTCCTCGCCGACTTCAAGGCTCAGGTAGCCACCATCCCCAACGCTACCGCACTCACCGCCGCAGTCCAGAAGGCATCAGAAGAAGTCAAAACCCAGGCCTAA